The DNA region CGAAATGTTGCTGGAATTGGGCTATATAAGAAAATGGGGTTTAAAATTGAAGGAACAAAAAGGCATTCGCTATATTTTGAAGGCGAATTTGCAGATGAATATTATATGTCTAAACTGTTATAAAAAGATCTGTTAAAGTAAGGAGTGGTTAAGCACAATATGTACGGCTGCTTTGACAGACATTTTTCTTCTTCAACTAAAGGTGCTGGTTAGTTGAAGAAAGAATGCCAAGTAAATTTAAAATAAAATAAGAGAAGTTTTATGGAAAGGATGGGGATTATGGAACAGTGGGTTGATGTTCAAACACTTATCTGGTTATTTCCAATTATGTTTATCCTTCATGATTTTGAAGAAATTATTATGGTTGAAAGGTGGATGAAGAGAAATTCAACTATAATATATGACATATTGCCGAAAAGAATTGCGGATAGAGTAATTAAACAATTTTCTATGTCAACAGCCCAGTTTGCAGTTGTCGTATTAGTTATTTTCCTATTCGTAAGTAGTTCAACAGTTATGGCAACCAATATGTAATTCAAGGTTTACTTGGTAATATTTATATTTTTACCATTATTACAACGGTTTTTTTTCTACACGCTTTTACTCATATTGGTCAATCTATCATTCTTCGTTCAGTTACGCCCGGTGCATTTACTTCGTTGATTGTTATCATTCCATACAGTTTAGTTTTATATCGTTCATTATTAGTGAATGAAGTAATTACATGGGAAATTATTTTTCTATGCTTACCTTTTTGTCTCTTAATTATCCCAGTTGCTTTGCTTGCTCATTGGATTGGAAAAAAAGTAGTATAGAAATCTAATATGCTAATTT from Neobacillus sp. FSL H8-0543 includes:
- a CDS encoding HXXEE domain-containing protein translates to MEQWVDVQTLIWLFPIMFILHDFEEIIMVERWMKRNSTIIYDILPKRIADRVIKQFSMSTAQFAVVVLVIFLFVSSSTVMATNM
- a CDS encoding HXXEE domain-containing protein; this translates as MTTVFFLHAFTHIGQSIILRSVTPGAFTSLIVIIPYSLVLYRSLLVNEVITWEIIFLCLPFCLLIIPVALLAHWIGKKVV